One window of Kosakonia cowanii JCM 10956 = DSM 18146 genomic DNA carries:
- a CDS encoding GNAT family N-acetyltransferase, whose product MNERFRDVSPDTDELQPILAGLFAEYAARYGDYFSRDAEVELSEWYLPPQGLFIVLERDGKIIATGAYKPFDQRTAEIKRIWTDASLRQQGLAARVVQELERRAELAGYSQIYLTTGFRQPEAVRLYLSQGYQPHFDLTRDTEEYSLPPFDGRLRFSKALSSARLSKTA is encoded by the coding sequence ATGAACGAACGTTTCCGCGATGTCTCGCCCGACACCGACGAGCTGCAACCGATCCTCGCCGGGCTGTTTGCCGAGTATGCCGCCCGCTACGGGGACTACTTCTCCCGCGACGCCGAAGTGGAGCTGAGCGAGTGGTATTTACCGCCGCAGGGGCTGTTTATCGTGCTGGAGCGCGACGGAAAGATCATCGCCACCGGCGCTTACAAACCTTTTGATCAGCGCACTGCCGAAATCAAACGCATCTGGACCGACGCCTCGCTGCGCCAGCAGGGGCTGGCGGCGCGCGTAGTGCAGGAGCTGGAGCGCCGCGCCGAGCTTGCCGGTTATAGCCAGATCTACCTGACTACCGGCTTTCGCCAGCCAGAAGCGGTACGGCTCTACCTGAGCCAGGGCTATCAGCCGCACTTCGACCTGACGCGCGATACGGAAGAGTACAGCCTGCCGCCGTTTGATGGCCGGCTGCGCTTCAGCAAAGCGCTGTCATCGGCCCGTCTGAGCAAAACCGCCTGA
- a CDS encoding EAL and HDOD domain-containing protein → MFSFVARQAIFDNQLNTVGYELLFRNSMDNRFPEISAEQATTQLIEEQFLSAPVGRKNDLTTVYVNFPYQLLIDGLAETLPKNRVVIEVLEDAQPDKQLLETVKRLQNLGFRVALDDFAPGNQWDAFLPYIDVIKFDIRRSSLEEIDAWVNANRDALRHAVLLAEKVETYEEFEAYKKLGFRLFQGYFFSKPVVSKRNKLVQNRAFALRLMQEVNVESPNLNRIEELLKRDVSLSFKIMRYAQNILYNTRGISGFRNQSLRDIVVYLGINEMRRFVLVACLTSFEHVTNTEIYYLSLIRAKFCELVAARTSSNNVANDAFLVGLFSLLDVILGLPLEELMEQISVSPDVATALEKESGELYPYVHLARVYEQRLWDETSAIANKIGLPYSAVSELMTQATKWADELPLSLKG, encoded by the coding sequence ATGTTTTCTTTTGTGGCCAGACAGGCGATCTTTGATAACCAACTGAACACCGTCGGTTACGAACTGCTGTTCCGCAATAGCATGGATAACCGTTTTCCGGAGATCTCTGCCGAGCAAGCCACGACCCAACTGATCGAAGAGCAGTTTCTCAGTGCGCCTGTCGGACGTAAGAACGATCTGACGACGGTATATGTCAATTTCCCCTACCAGTTACTGATTGACGGCCTTGCCGAAACGCTGCCGAAAAACCGCGTGGTGATCGAAGTCCTTGAAGATGCGCAGCCGGACAAGCAACTGCTGGAGACGGTAAAACGCCTGCAGAACCTCGGCTTTCGCGTCGCCCTTGACGATTTCGCACCCGGCAACCAATGGGACGCTTTCCTGCCCTATATCGATGTGATTAAGTTTGATATCAGACGAAGCTCACTGGAAGAGATTGACGCCTGGGTCAACGCCAACCGCGATGCGCTGCGCCACGCGGTGCTGCTGGCGGAGAAAGTGGAAACCTATGAGGAGTTCGAAGCCTATAAGAAACTGGGTTTTCGCCTCTTCCAGGGCTATTTCTTCAGCAAACCGGTGGTCTCTAAGCGCAACAAGCTGGTGCAGAACCGCGCCTTCGCACTGCGGTTGATGCAGGAAGTAAACGTCGAGTCGCCGAACTTAAACCGCATTGAAGAGCTGTTGAAACGCGATGTCTCCCTCTCGTTTAAGATCATGCGCTATGCGCAGAACATCTTATATAACACACGCGGGATCAGCGGTTTTCGTAACCAGTCCTTACGCGACATTGTGGTTTACCTCGGCATCAACGAGATGCGCCGTTTTGTACTGGTGGCCTGTCTTACGTCGTTTGAGCACGTGACCAATACCGAGATCTACTATCTGAGCCTGATCCGCGCCAAGTTTTGCGAACTGGTGGCGGCGCGCACTTCCAGCAATAATGTCGCCAATGACGCTTTCCTGGTGGGGCTCTTCTCCCTGCTGGATGTGATCCTCGGCCTGCCGCTTGAGGAGCTGATGGAGCAGATCTCCGTCTCGCCGGATGTGGCAACAGCGCTGGAAAAAGAGAGCGGAGAACTCTACCCCTATGTTCACCTCGCCCGCGTCTATGAACAGCGTTTATGGGATGAGACCAGCGCGATCGCAAACAAGATTGGCCTGCCTTACTCCGCAGTATCAGAATTAATGACGCAAGCCACCAAGTGGGCAGATGAGCTGCCGCTGAGTCTTAAAGGTTAA
- a CDS encoding MsnO8 family LLM class oxidoreductase, giving the protein MSYRLSLLDKSPIAEHETAQDALLRTLQLAQQAENWGYHRFWIAEHHNTSQLASPSPELLIAWILGQTRRIRVGSGGVMLQHYSPYKVAENFNLLANLAPGRVDLGVGKAPGGLPLSTRALQQGVNPEEKGRFADQLAQLDNWLSLTPDESADESLVATPLAPVQAERFLLGASLESATLAASLDWHFVYAAHLNGDKTLLRDVVTRWQQLSRRDTLVAVQVIVAETQAQADTLAQQVEVWGVELANGQKVSVASEAQGQAFARQAGSPAVRIARRESAIIAGTPEKVRAGLDGLHQQFGIDEFIIDTPVAEGRARLTSLLLLAQAVAQTQTLQEVAG; this is encoded by the coding sequence ATGTCTTACCGACTGAGTTTGCTGGACAAAAGCCCCATCGCGGAGCATGAAACCGCGCAGGACGCGCTCCTGCGCACGCTGCAACTGGCGCAGCAGGCGGAAAACTGGGGCTATCACCGCTTCTGGATAGCTGAACACCACAACACTTCACAGCTGGCGAGCCCGTCGCCAGAGCTGCTGATCGCCTGGATACTCGGCCAGACGCGGCGCATCCGCGTCGGCTCCGGCGGCGTGATGCTGCAACACTACAGCCCCTACAAAGTGGCGGAGAATTTTAACCTGCTGGCGAACCTTGCTCCGGGGCGTGTCGACCTGGGGGTGGGCAAAGCCCCCGGCGGTTTACCGCTCTCCACCCGCGCGTTGCAGCAGGGGGTGAATCCCGAAGAGAAGGGGCGTTTTGCCGATCAGCTGGCGCAACTGGATAACTGGCTGTCGCTGACCCCGGACGAAAGCGCGGATGAATCCTTAGTGGCGACGCCGCTTGCGCCAGTGCAGGCGGAGCGTTTCCTGCTCGGTGCCAGCCTTGAGAGCGCAACGCTTGCGGCATCCCTCGACTGGCACTTTGTCTACGCCGCGCATCTCAACGGCGACAAAACCCTTTTGCGTGACGTTGTCACGAGATGGCAGCAGCTAAGCCGCCGCGACACGCTGGTTGCCGTGCAGGTGATTGTGGCAGAAACCCAGGCGCAGGCTGACACGCTGGCGCAGCAGGTTGAAGTGTGGGGCGTTGAGCTGGCGAACGGGCAAAAAGTGAGCGTCGCGAGTGAAGCGCAGGGGCAGGCCTTTGCCCGCCAGGCTGGCAGCCCGGCAGTGCGTATTGCACGGCGCGAAAGCGCCATCATCGCCGGCACGCCAGAAAAGGTGCGCGCCGGGTTGGATGGGCTGCATCAGCAGTTTGGCATTGACGAATTTATTATCGACACGCCGGTGGCGGAAGGACGCGCGCGCTTAACCTCGCTCCTGCTGCTGGCGCAGGCGGTCGCGCAGACGCAAACCCTACAGGAGGTGGCGGGATGA
- a CDS encoding carboxymuconolactone decarboxylase family protein gives MSTRINLFQRVPDLIKALSDASQASHHSGLDSTLKNLVDIRTSQLNGCAFCLDMHIKQARILGERELRLHHVAIWRESPLFTAKEKAALALTEALTRPGAEGVSDAIYDAAREHFDEVALSELAFAISIINTWNRLMIVSQTAPGALDKAYGLDRANLE, from the coding sequence ATGAGCACCCGCATCAATCTCTTCCAGCGCGTTCCTGACCTGATCAAAGCCCTTTCCGATGCCAGCCAGGCCTCGCACCACAGCGGTCTGGATAGCACGTTAAAAAATCTGGTGGATATTCGTACTTCGCAGCTAAACGGCTGCGCCTTCTGTCTGGATATGCACATTAAACAGGCACGAATTCTGGGCGAGCGGGAGCTGCGGTTGCATCATGTCGCCATCTGGCGCGAATCGCCGTTATTCACCGCGAAAGAGAAGGCGGCGCTGGCGTTGACCGAAGCCCTGACCCGGCCCGGTGCTGAAGGGGTAAGCGATGCTATTTATGACGCGGCGCGTGAACATTTTGATGAAGTGGCGTTATCAGAGCTGGCGTTTGCTATCTCGATTATCAACACCTGGAACCGTTTGATGATCGTCTCGCAAACTGCGCCGGGCGCGCTCGATAAAGCCTACGGCCTCGATCGCGCGAATCTCGAATAG
- a CDS encoding M20 peptidase aminoacylase family protein, translating into MSFTEQLIAWRRELHQYPELSLQEFETTRRIRHWLEHAGLRLLPLDLPTGVVAEVGSGEKVIALRADIDALPIEEAVESPFASRNPGVMHACGHDIHTSVMLGAALLLKEREQHLPGRVRILFQPAEENFGGAKRLIKAGALESVSAIFGMHNEPGLPVGAFATRGGAFYANVDRFSLKVSGKGAHAARPHEGNDAILLASQLVVALQSIASRNVNTLESVVLSVTRIQGGNTWNVLPEHVELEGTLRTHDAAIRAQVKKRVEAIAAGLAQAFDAAIAVTWFDGPDALVNHPQWADFAREVANEHGYRTAEADLHMGGEDFAVYLQQIPGAFVSIGSDSPYGLHHPAFNPDEELIDEAARYFARLAEKALQHP; encoded by the coding sequence ATGAGCTTTACCGAACAGTTAATTGCGTGGCGGCGCGAGCTGCATCAGTACCCGGAGCTTTCGCTCCAGGAGTTTGAAACCACGCGGCGCATTCGCCACTGGCTGGAGCATGCCGGGCTGCGCCTGTTGCCGCTCGATCTGCCGACCGGAGTGGTCGCGGAGGTCGGAAGCGGCGAGAAGGTGATCGCGCTGCGCGCCGATATCGATGCGTTACCGATTGAGGAGGCGGTTGAATCGCCGTTTGCCTCGCGCAATCCCGGTGTGATGCACGCCTGCGGGCACGATATTCATACCAGCGTCATGCTCGGCGCGGCTTTGCTGTTAAAGGAGCGTGAGCAGCACCTGCCGGGCAGGGTGCGCATCCTGTTTCAGCCAGCGGAAGAGAATTTTGGCGGCGCGAAACGGCTGATTAAGGCCGGTGCGCTCGAGAGTGTGAGCGCGATATTTGGCATGCACAACGAGCCGGGCCTGCCGGTCGGCGCATTTGCCACCCGCGGCGGCGCGTTTTACGCCAATGTCGATCGCTTCAGTCTGAAGGTGAGCGGCAAAGGGGCGCACGCGGCGCGGCCACATGAGGGCAACGACGCCATTCTGCTCGCCAGCCAGCTGGTTGTGGCGCTGCAAAGTATCGCCAGCCGCAACGTCAACACCCTCGAATCGGTGGTGCTAAGCGTGACGCGTATTCAGGGCGGCAATACCTGGAACGTGCTGCCAGAGCATGTCGAGCTGGAGGGAACCCTGCGCACCCACGATGCGGCTATTCGCGCGCAGGTGAAAAAACGCGTTGAGGCGATCGCCGCCGGGCTGGCGCAGGCCTTCGATGCCGCTATCGCCGTGACCTGGTTCGACGGCCCGGATGCGCTGGTCAATCACCCGCAGTGGGCAGACTTCGCCCGCGAGGTCGCCAACGAACACGGATACCGTACCGCAGAGGCGGATCTGCATATGGGCGGGGAGGATTTCGCCGTCTATCTCCAGCAGATACCCGGCGCGTTTGTCAGTATCGGCAGCGACAGCCCGTACGGTCTGCATCATCCCGCGTTTAATCCTGATGAAGAGCTGATTGATGAGGCGGCGCGCTACTTTGCCCGCCTGGCAGAAAAAGCCTTACAGCACCCTTAA
- a CDS encoding amino acid ABC transporter ATP-binding protein: protein MPISPEGHISISGVSKYFGRHKALDNVSLEIPPGTVTVILGPSGSGKSTLLRTINHLERVDEGFIRIDGEYIGYRQQGDKLYELKEKEILRQRVNVGYVFQNFNLFPHLTVLENLIEAPIAHKKLSRKAAVEQAFELLDVVGLRNKADAWSRHLSGGQQQRIAIARALSLRPRVMLFDEPTSALDPELVGEVLDVIKKLARAGSTLVVVTHEIGFAREVADQVVFMVDGKIVEQGSSEAVLNQPQHARTRQFLSKVL from the coding sequence ATGCCCATCTCTCCTGAAGGCCATATCTCGATTAGCGGCGTCAGCAAATATTTTGGCCGCCATAAAGCGCTGGATAATGTGTCGCTGGAGATCCCGCCCGGCACGGTGACGGTGATCCTCGGCCCCTCCGGCTCCGGCAAGTCGACGTTGCTGCGCACCATTAATCACCTTGAGCGCGTCGACGAGGGCTTTATCCGTATCGACGGCGAGTACATCGGCTACCGCCAGCAGGGGGACAAACTCTACGAGCTGAAAGAGAAGGAGATCCTGCGCCAGCGGGTCAACGTCGGGTACGTGTTTCAGAACTTCAATCTCTTTCCGCACCTGACGGTGCTGGAGAATCTGATTGAAGCGCCGATTGCCCATAAAAAGCTGAGCCGTAAAGCGGCGGTCGAGCAGGCTTTTGAACTGCTGGATGTGGTCGGGCTGCGTAACAAAGCCGATGCCTGGTCGCGTCATCTCTCCGGCGGCCAGCAGCAGCGTATCGCCATCGCCCGTGCGCTCTCGCTGCGCCCGCGCGTGATGCTGTTTGATGAGCCGACCTCCGCGCTCGATCCGGAACTGGTGGGTGAGGTGCTGGATGTGATCAAAAAGCTGGCGCGGGCCGGATCGACGCTGGTGGTGGTGACCCATGAGATCGGTTTTGCCCGCGAGGTCGCCGACCAGGTGGTGTTTATGGTCGATGGCAAAATTGTGGAGCAGGGGAGTAGTGAGGCGGTGCTGAATCAGCCGCAGCACGCCCGCACGCGCCAGTTTCTCTCCAAAGTGCTGTAG
- a CDS encoding methyl-accepting chemotaxis protein, producing the protein MKKIAHATVLTKLLVGFSILIVMMLIVGIVSIYQLNGSKQQIDKFRQQRMPGIRYTLEMRGVLAEMRLQQVQYIASTTPASLDQHRNELLQNQETFLNAQRQYAKISADATPEMNALFVTVVDNFKNFIDVNAKVIEAMNHGDAAEAAKISGVVSAKYRTQLMKDLATLVDMEVAIGDRMGETTQDNYNHALYVLIGLLLLALITTGVSALFISRSLARQLGGEPDYAMSIMQAVAAGKLETAVDLREGDNNSLLATIKYMNSQLAEIIRGIIDGSESISHAAGEIAEGNNDLSQRTEEQAASLVQTSSNMQQITENVKSNAENARKASELARQTSATALKGGKEVNDMLTRMHEISDSSQKIVDIISVIEGIAFQTNILALNAAVEAARAGEQGKGFAVVAGEVRNLAQKSADAAKEIKQLIEGTVEKITDGSRFADTASRAMEEIVSSVNKVTEIVADISAASTEQHQGIKEISVAIDQMDQVTQQNATLVEQAAVAAQSMTEQSEALRNSVRFFQLAH; encoded by the coding sequence ATGAAAAAAATTGCGCACGCGACGGTATTAACGAAACTGCTCGTTGGTTTCTCTATTCTTATTGTGATGATGTTAATTGTTGGCATCGTCTCTATTTATCAGCTTAACGGCAGCAAACAACAAATTGATAAATTCCGCCAGCAGCGTATGCCCGGCATTCGCTACACCCTTGAGATGCGCGGTGTGTTAGCGGAAATGCGCTTACAGCAGGTGCAGTACATCGCTTCGACAACCCCCGCTTCCCTCGATCAGCATCGTAATGAACTGCTGCAAAACCAGGAGACGTTCCTCAATGCCCAGCGGCAGTACGCAAAAATCTCTGCCGATGCAACGCCGGAGATGAACGCGCTGTTTGTTACGGTGGTTGATAACTTCAAAAACTTCATCGACGTCAACGCGAAAGTGATTGAGGCGATGAACCACGGCGACGCGGCAGAAGCGGCGAAGATCAGCGGCGTGGTGTCGGCGAAATACCGCACGCAGTTGATGAAAGACCTGGCGACGCTGGTCGATATGGAAGTGGCTATCGGCGATCGGATGGGCGAAACGACGCAGGATAATTACAACCACGCGCTCTATGTGCTGATCGGCTTACTGCTACTGGCGCTGATTACCACAGGCGTGAGCGCCCTCTTTATTTCGCGCAGCCTGGCACGGCAACTGGGCGGCGAGCCGGATTATGCGATGTCGATTATGCAGGCGGTGGCCGCTGGCAAGCTGGAGACGGCAGTCGATTTACGTGAAGGTGATAACAACAGTCTGCTGGCAACGATTAAATATATGAACAGCCAGCTGGCGGAGATTATTCGCGGCATTATTGATGGCAGCGAATCGATCTCCCATGCTGCCGGTGAGATCGCCGAGGGTAATAATGACTTGTCGCAGCGCACCGAGGAGCAGGCGGCTTCGCTGGTGCAGACGTCATCCAACATGCAGCAGATCACGGAAAACGTGAAGAGTAATGCGGAGAACGCCCGTAAAGCGAGCGAGCTGGCGCGCCAGACCTCTGCAACCGCGCTCAAAGGCGGCAAAGAGGTTAACGATATGCTGACGCGCATGCATGAGATCTCTGACAGTTCGCAGAAGATTGTCGACATTATTTCGGTAATTGAGGGGATCGCGTTTCAGACCAATATTCTGGCGCTCAACGCCGCTGTGGAAGCGGCGCGCGCCGGTGAACAGGGCAAAGGGTTTGCGGTGGTCGCTGGCGAAGTACGTAACCTGGCGCAGAAGAGCGCCGATGCGGCAAAAGAGATTAAGCAGTTGATTGAGGGGACGGTGGAAAAAATCACCGACGGTTCACGTTTTGCCGATACCGCCAGCCGTGCGATGGAGGAGATTGTCTCGTCGGTGAATAAGGTGACGGAAATTGTCGCCGATATTTCCGCCGCTTCAACCGAGCAGCACCAGGGGATTAAAGAGATCAGCGTCGCCATCGATCAAATGGACCAGGTGACCCAGCAGAACGCCACGCTGGTGGAACAGGCCGCGGTGGCCGCGCAGTCAATGACGGAGCAGAGCGAGGCGCTGCGCAACTCGGTGCGTTTCTTCCAGCTGGCGCATTAA
- a CDS encoding transporter substrate-binding domain-containing protein, whose product MKKALLALILCSAGPVVAGQIDLRANEQPIVATRDEEAIAKIPANYRFVEPGTLTVAISALNSPPLALLASDNRTRVGSDPDIARLLASSLGLKLKLVPTAWEDWPLGITSGRYDVALVNIAVTEARKQKFDFATYRADSLAFSVKATSPINAISGPADLVGRRVIVGSGTNQERILLRWNEENRAAGREPAKPIYLTDDASGNLYIQSGRADVVFGPQSVAAYKAALNGTTKVVGLGPKKTWVATTSKKGNGLVLALQAAINGAIARGEYQQVLARWGEQGEGVDTSQVNPPGVNW is encoded by the coding sequence ATGAAAAAGGCATTACTGGCGCTGATATTGTGCAGCGCAGGCCCGGTTGTGGCCGGGCAGATCGATCTGCGTGCCAACGAGCAGCCGATTGTGGCGACGCGGGATGAGGAGGCAATCGCTAAAATCCCGGCGAATTACCGTTTTGTCGAGCCGGGCACGCTGACGGTTGCCATCTCCGCGCTTAACTCACCGCCGCTGGCTTTACTGGCGAGCGATAACCGCACGCGTGTTGGCAGCGATCCGGATATCGCCAGGCTGCTGGCGAGCAGTCTTGGTCTCAAACTGAAACTGGTACCGACCGCCTGGGAGGACTGGCCGCTCGGCATCACCTCCGGGCGCTACGATGTGGCGCTGGTCAATATTGCCGTCACCGAGGCGCGTAAGCAGAAGTTTGACTTCGCCACTTATCGCGCCGACTCACTCGCTTTTTCAGTGAAAGCCACCAGCCCGATAAACGCGATTAGCGGCCCAGCCGACCTGGTCGGGCGCAGAGTGATTGTTGGCTCCGGCACCAACCAGGAGCGGATCTTGCTGCGCTGGAATGAGGAGAACCGCGCTGCCGGGCGCGAGCCGGCAAAACCGATCTACCTGACGGATGATGCCTCCGGCAATTTGTATATTCAGTCCGGGCGCGCGGACGTGGTGTTTGGCCCGCAGTCGGTCGCGGCATATAAAGCGGCGCTGAATGGCACAACAAAAGTGGTCGGGCTGGGGCCGAAGAAAACCTGGGTGGCGACCACCAGCAAAAAGGGTAACGGCCTGGTGCTGGCTTTGCAGGCGGCGATCAACGGCGCCATCGCGCGCGGCGAGTATCAACAGGTGCTGGCGCGCTGGGGTGAGCAGGGCGAAGGGGTTGACACTTCGCAGGTCAATCCGCCGGGGGTGAACTGGTAA
- the ansP gene encoding L-asparagine permease codes for MKTENNNTTEHHAAKRRWLNSHEEGYSRAMGNRHVQMIAIGGAIGTGLFLGAGARLQMAGPSLAIVYLVCGIFSFFILRALGELVLHRPSSGSFVSYAREFLGEKAAYVAGWMYFINWAMTGIVDITAVALYMHYWGAFGDVPQWVFALGALAIVGTMNMIGVKWFAEMEFWFALLKVLAIVLFLVVGTVFLGTGKPLDGNSTGFHLITDNGGFFPHGMMAALVLVQGVVFAFASIELVGTAAGECKEPKTMVPKAINSVIWRIGLFYVGSVVLLVLLLPWNAYQAGQSPFVTFFSKLGVPYIGDVMNIVVLTAALSSLNSGLYSTGRILRSMSMGGSAPKFMSKMSRQQVPYAGILATICVYIVGVFLNYLVPSQVFEIVLNVASLGIIASWGFIVVCQMRLRKAIREGKAEDVSFKMPGAPVTSWLTLLFLLSVLVLMAFDYPNGTFTIGSIPLIAVLLIAGWFGVRKRVNEVHATAPAEQTPRT; via the coding sequence ATGAAAACAGAGAACAACAACACCACGGAGCATCACGCGGCGAAACGTCGCTGGCTGAACTCTCATGAAGAGGGCTACAGCCGGGCGATGGGTAACCGCCATGTACAAATGATCGCCATCGGCGGCGCAATCGGTACCGGTCTTTTCCTCGGTGCCGGCGCGCGACTGCAAATGGCCGGGCCATCACTGGCTATCGTCTATCTCGTTTGCGGTATCTTCTCGTTCTTTATTCTGCGTGCGCTGGGCGAACTGGTGTTACACCGCCCTTCCAGCGGCAGCTTCGTCTCTTACGCCCGTGAGTTCCTCGGTGAAAAAGCCGCCTATGTCGCCGGCTGGATGTACTTCATCAACTGGGCGATGACCGGCATTGTCGATATCACCGCCGTCGCGCTTTATATGCACTATTGGGGTGCTTTTGGCGACGTGCCGCAGTGGGTCTTCGCCCTCGGCGCGCTGGCGATTGTTGGCACCATGAACATGATCGGCGTGAAGTGGTTCGCCGAGATGGAGTTCTGGTTTGCGCTGCTGAAAGTGCTGGCGATTGTGCTGTTTCTGGTGGTGGGGACGGTTTTCCTCGGCACCGGCAAACCGCTTGATGGCAACAGCACCGGCTTCCATTTGATTACCGATAACGGCGGCTTCTTCCCCCACGGCATGATGGCCGCACTGGTGCTGGTGCAGGGCGTGGTATTCGCCTTCGCCTCTATTGAGCTGGTCGGTACCGCCGCAGGCGAATGTAAAGAGCCGAAGACCATGGTGCCGAAAGCGATCAACAGCGTGATCTGGCGTATCGGCCTGTTCTACGTTGGCTCGGTGGTGCTGCTGGTGTTGCTGCTGCCGTGGAACGCTTACCAGGCGGGACAAAGCCCGTTCGTCACCTTCTTCTCGAAGCTTGGCGTGCCATATATTGGCGACGTGATGAATATCGTGGTGTTGACCGCCGCGCTCTCCAGCCTCAACTCCGGCCTCTACAGCACCGGGCGTATTTTGCGCTCGATGTCGATGGGCGGTTCCGCACCGAAGTTTATGTCGAAGATGAGCCGCCAGCAGGTGCCGTATGCCGGTATTCTGGCGACAATCTGCGTCTACATTGTGGGTGTGTTCCTGAACTACCTGGTGCCGTCGCAGGTGTTTGAGATTGTGCTTAACGTCGCGTCGCTGGGCATTATCGCTTCGTGGGGCTTTATCGTGGTGTGCCAGATGCGCCTGCGCAAAGCGATCCGCGAAGGCAAAGCAGAAGATGTCAGCTTCAAGATGCCCGGTGCGCCGGTGACCTCCTGGCTGACGCTGCTGTTCCTGCTCAGCGTGCTGGTGCTGATGGCGTTCGACTATCCGAACGGTACCTTCACTATCGGCTCTATTCCGCTGATCGCCGTTCTGCTGATTGCTGGCTGGTTTGGCGTGCGTAAGCGCGTGAACGAAGTGCATGCCACCGCGCCGGCTGAACAGACGCCGCGTACTTAA
- a CDS encoding amino acid ABC transporter permease → MKSTETIKVVPARYPLRTVGAIVALFVLAAVIQSVAFNPRWEWGVFARWFFDPVILEGLGQTLLLTLVGTVLSVLLGGLLALARLSSSWLLSSLAWGYIWLFRSLPLIVVLIILYNFSYLYDSLAIGIPFTGIEWARYETINVLGQFATAVVGLTLVQSAYTAEIIRGGFLGVDHGQYEAAAALGLPAWRRTVRIILPQALRTILPSGFNEIISLAKGTAMVYVLAMPELFYTIQMIYNRTQEVIPLLMVGAAWYLVITSVLSAIQYLVERWLARSERRSAINPSVYRAAATTHTTHATEPAHAHLS, encoded by the coding sequence ATGAAAAGTACCGAAACAATCAAAGTGGTGCCGGCCCGCTACCCGCTGCGCACCGTGGGGGCCATCGTCGCGCTGTTTGTGCTGGCGGCGGTGATCCAGTCCGTGGCTTTCAATCCGCGCTGGGAGTGGGGCGTCTTTGCCCGCTGGTTTTTCGACCCGGTGATCCTCGAAGGATTAGGGCAAACGCTGCTGCTGACGCTGGTCGGCACGGTGTTGAGCGTCCTTCTCGGCGGGCTGCTGGCGCTGGCGAGGCTCTCCTCGTCGTGGCTGCTGAGCAGCCTCGCCTGGGGCTATATCTGGCTGTTCCGCTCGCTGCCGCTGATTGTGGTGCTGATCATTTTGTATAACTTCTCCTACCTCTATGACTCGCTCGCCATCGGCATCCCCTTTACCGGAATTGAGTGGGCGCGCTACGAGACGATTAATGTGCTCGGCCAGTTCGCCACGGCGGTAGTCGGGCTGACGCTGGTGCAGAGCGCCTATACCGCAGAGATCATTCGCGGCGGTTTTCTTGGCGTCGATCACGGTCAGTATGAAGCCGCTGCCGCGCTTGGGCTTCCCGCCTGGCGGCGCACGGTGCGCATTATTTTGCCGCAGGCGCTGCGCACCATTTTGCCTTCGGGATTCAATGAAATTATCAGCCTCGCCAAAGGCACGGCGATGGTTTACGTGCTGGCGATGCCGGAGCTTTTTTACACCATCCAGATGATCTACAACCGCACCCAGGAGGTGATCCCGCTGTTGATGGTTGGCGCCGCCTGGTATCTGGTGATCACCAGCGTGTTGTCGGCGATCCAGTATCTGGTTGAACGCTGGCTGGCGCGCAGTGAACGCCGCTCGGCTATCAATCCGTCCGTTTACCGCGCAGCGGCGACGACGCACACCACCCACGCCACGGAGCCTGCTCATGCCCATCTCTCCTGA